One Pseudomonas muyukensis DNA segment encodes these proteins:
- the glpT gene encoding glycerol-3-phosphate transporter: MFAFFRPAAHQAPLPDERVDSTYRRLRWQIFAGIFFGYAGYYLLRKNFSLAMPYLIEEEGYTRGQLGLAISAIAIAYGLSKFLMGLVSDRSNPRYFLPFGLLISAGVMFIFGFAHWATSSVAIMFVLLFINGWAQGMGWPPSGRTMVHWWSQKERGGVVSVWNVAHNVGGGLIGPLFLLGLGWTNDWHAAFYVPAAVAVLVAVFAFAMMRDTPQSVGLPPVEQYKNDYPEGYDESHEQEFSAKQIFVEYVLRNKLLWYIALANVFVYLLRYGVLDWAPTYLKEAKHFSVDTTSWAYFFYEWAGIPGTLLCGWMSDKIFRGNRGLTGIVFMALVTVATLVYWLNPPGNPTIDMIALFSIGFLIYGPVMLVGLQALELAPKKAAGTAAGFTGLFGYLGGSVAASAAMGYTVDHFGWDGGFVMLVSACVLAIAFLIPTLRHTKAASAGREATA, encoded by the coding sequence ATGTTCGCCTTCTTCCGCCCTGCCGCGCACCAGGCGCCGCTGCCCGACGAGCGCGTCGACAGCACTTATCGGCGCCTGCGCTGGCAAATCTTCGCCGGGATCTTTTTCGGCTACGCCGGCTACTACCTGCTGCGTAAAAACTTCTCCCTGGCCATGCCTTACCTGATCGAGGAAGAGGGTTACACCCGTGGCCAGCTGGGCCTGGCGATCTCGGCCATCGCCATTGCCTACGGCCTGTCCAAGTTCCTCATGGGCCTGGTTTCGGACCGCTCCAACCCGCGCTATTTCCTGCCCTTCGGCCTGCTGATCTCGGCTGGGGTGATGTTCATTTTCGGTTTCGCGCATTGGGCCACGTCCAGCGTGGCGATCATGTTCGTGCTGCTGTTCATCAATGGCTGGGCCCAGGGCATGGGCTGGCCACCGAGTGGGCGAACCATGGTGCACTGGTGGTCGCAGAAAGAACGCGGCGGCGTGGTGTCGGTATGGAACGTCGCCCACAACGTCGGCGGCGGCCTGATCGGCCCTCTGTTCTTGCTCGGCCTGGGCTGGACCAACGACTGGCACGCGGCCTTCTACGTACCCGCCGCGGTGGCGGTGCTGGTGGCGGTGTTCGCCTTCGCGATGATGCGCGACACCCCGCAGTCGGTCGGCCTGCCGCCGGTCGAGCAGTACAAGAACGACTACCCAGAGGGCTACGACGAGAGCCATGAGCAGGAGTTCAGCGCCAAGCAGATCTTCGTCGAGTACGTGCTGCGCAACAAACTGCTTTGGTACATCGCCCTGGCCAACGTGTTCGTCTACCTGCTGCGCTACGGCGTGCTGGACTGGGCGCCGACCTACCTGAAAGAGGCCAAGCACTTCAGCGTCGACACCACGTCGTGGGCGTACTTCTTCTATGAATGGGCCGGTATTCCCGGCACCCTGCTGTGCGGCTGGATGTCCGACAAGATCTTCCGTGGCAACCGCGGCCTGACCGGCATCGTGTTCATGGCCCTGGTGACCGTGGCCACCCTGGTGTACTGGCTCAACCCGCCGGGCAACCCGACCATCGACATGATCGCCTTGTTCTCCATCGGTTTCCTGATCTACGGGCCGGTGATGCTGGTCGGCCTGCAGGCCCTGGAACTGGCACCGAAGAAGGCCGCCGGCACCGCCGCCGGCTTCACCGGGCTGTTCGGCTACCTCGGTGGCTCGGTCGCGGCCAGCGCAGCGATGGGCTATACCGTCGACCACTTCGGCTGGGACGGTGGCTTCGTGATGCTGGTGAGCGCGTGTGTGCTGGCGATCGCCTTCCTGATCCCGACGCTGCGCCATACCAAGGCGGCAAGCGCCGGGCGTGAAGCGACGGCTTGA
- the zwf gene encoding glucose-6-phosphate dehydrogenase: protein MSKSTIAAAPPCTLFLFGANGDLVKRLLMPALYNLSRDGLLDRNLRIVGVDHNPATAEDFAARLQAFMQARGKGAEAGAKCLDDKLWARLAKRLDYQTGDFLDPETYKALARRIDKTSHGNAIFYLATSPRFFPEVAQRLGAAGLLDESAGGFRRVVVEKPFGTDLASAEALNACLLKVMSERQIYRIDHYLGKETVQNILVSRFSNGLFESFWNNHYIDHVQITAAETVGVETRGAFYDNTGALRDMVPNHLFQLLAMVAMEPPAAFGADAVRGEKAKVIGAIRPWSQKMALKHSVRGQYGAGKQGRKPLAGYRDEPNVAADSRTETYVALKVMIDNWRWAGVPFYLRTGKRMSVRDTEIAICFKPAPYAQFRESELERPKPNYLKIQIQPNEGMWFDLQAKRPGPELVMENVELGFAYKDFFKMTPATGYETLIYDCLTGDQTLFQRADNIENGWRAVQPFLDAWASGEGEVHEYPAGADGPEAGDELLARDKREWHTLG, encoded by the coding sequence ATGAGCAAATCGACCATCGCCGCGGCGCCGCCATGCACCTTGTTCCTGTTCGGCGCCAACGGCGACCTGGTCAAGCGCCTGCTGATGCCGGCGCTGTACAACCTCAGCCGCGACGGGCTGCTCGACCGCAACCTGCGTATCGTCGGGGTCGATCACAACCCGGCCACGGCCGAGGACTTTGCCGCGCGCCTGCAGGCGTTCATGCAGGCGCGCGGCAAGGGCGCGGAGGCTGGCGCCAAGTGCCTGGACGACAAGCTCTGGGCACGCCTGGCCAAGCGCCTGGACTACCAGACCGGCGATTTTCTCGACCCCGAGACCTACAAGGCCCTGGCCCGGCGCATCGATAAAACCAGCCATGGCAATGCCATCTTCTACCTGGCCACCTCGCCGCGTTTCTTCCCCGAGGTGGCGCAACGCCTGGGCGCAGCCGGCCTGCTCGACGAGTCGGCCGGTGGCTTTCGCCGGGTGGTGGTGGAAAAGCCCTTCGGCACCGACCTTGCCAGTGCCGAGGCGCTCAACGCCTGCCTGCTCAAGGTGATGAGCGAGCGGCAGATCTACCGCATCGACCATTACCTGGGCAAGGAAACCGTACAGAACATCCTGGTCAGCCGTTTTTCCAACGGCCTGTTCGAATCGTTCTGGAACAACCATTACATCGACCACGTGCAGATCACCGCCGCCGAGACCGTCGGCGTCGAGACGCGCGGGGCGTTCTACGACAACACCGGGGCGCTGCGCGACATGGTGCCCAATCATCTGTTCCAGCTGCTGGCCATGGTCGCCATGGAGCCGCCGGCGGCCTTTGGCGCCGATGCCGTGCGTGGTGAAAAGGCCAAGGTGATCGGCGCCATCCGGCCCTGGTCGCAAAAGATGGCCCTGAAGCATTCCGTGCGTGGCCAGTACGGCGCTGGCAAGCAGGGCCGCAAGCCGTTGGCCGGTTACCGCGACGAGCCCAATGTCGCGGCCGACAGCCGCACCGAAACCTATGTGGCGCTCAAGGTGATGATCGACAACTGGCGTTGGGCCGGGGTGCCGTTCTACCTGCGTACCGGCAAGCGCATGAGCGTGCGCGACACCGAGATCGCCATCTGCTTCAAGCCGGCGCCCTATGCGCAGTTTCGCGAAAGCGAGCTGGAACGGCCCAAGCCCAACTACCTGAAGATCCAGATCCAGCCCAACGAGGGCATGTGGTTCGACCTGCAGGCCAAGCGTCCGGGGCCTGAGCTGGTGATGGAGAATGTCGAGCTGGGCTTTGCCTACAAGGACTTCTTCAAGATGACCCCGGCGACGGGGTACGAGACGCTGATCTACGACTGCCTCACCGGCGACCAGACGTTGTTCCAGCGCGCCGACAACATCGAGAACGGTTGGCGTGCGGTGCAGCCATTCCTCGATGCCTGGGCCTCTGGCGAAGGCGAGGTGCATGAGTACCCGGCAGGCGCCGATGGCCCCGAGGCCGGTGACGAGCTGCTGGCGCGGGACAAGCGGGAGTGGCATACGCTGGGTTGA
- a CDS encoding 3-oxoacyl-[acyl-carrier-protein] synthase III C-terminal domain-containing protein → MKIIGLSGRLPSRRVSNQDVIDLVEEHSKHTFQDDLPKTLKTIGKLLEKSGSDTRHWLAADETPMQLMETAFDAALAQANISKADLDLLVYPNVTRGFIEPANSTFIAKALGLNCRNFDVVDACNGWVTAMDVINSKMQAGEIRYAAIVNMEFGMSAGGPVMPKNFSLQSPAELAYKFPSFTIGEAVTVTILSHQAPGNFKFSYINRPDLSDLSTISLPDWKLFCNETDIERIAPTGGQYQFNSYAAALHEDGRNEAIKVFNMQKLSADDVHKVFIHTGSPKMWEHIGQMIGIDHKLHHVGPQTGNIITASIPYGIFDAMSRGEAEPGQFCMGWAGSGGMVFSALSFTL, encoded by the coding sequence ATGAAGATCATCGGACTCTCCGGAAGACTGCCATCGCGCCGCGTCAGCAACCAGGACGTGATCGACCTGGTCGAGGAACACTCCAAACACACCTTCCAGGATGACCTGCCGAAAACCTTGAAAACCATCGGCAAGTTACTGGAAAAAAGTGGCAGCGACACACGCCATTGGCTGGCCGCCGACGAGACACCCATGCAGTTGATGGAAACCGCATTCGACGCCGCCCTGGCACAGGCCAATATCAGCAAGGCCGACCTCGACCTGCTGGTCTACCCCAACGTCACCCGCGGTTTCATCGAGCCCGCCAACAGCACCTTCATCGCCAAGGCCCTGGGCCTGAACTGCCGAAACTTCGATGTGGTCGACGCCTGCAACGGCTGGGTCACGGCCATGGACGTCATCAACAGCAAGATGCAAGCCGGTGAAATCCGCTACGCCGCCATCGTTAACATGGAATTCGGCATGTCGGCGGGTGGACCGGTCATGCCCAAGAACTTCTCGCTGCAGTCACCCGCCGAACTCGCCTACAAGTTCCCCAGCTTCACCATTGGCGAAGCGGTCACGGTCACTATCCTCAGTCACCAGGCACCCGGCAACTTCAAGTTCTCCTACATCAACCGGCCTGACCTCAGTGACTTGTCGACCATCTCCCTGCCGGACTGGAAACTGTTCTGCAACGAGACAGACATCGAACGCATTGCCCCCACCGGCGGCCAGTACCAATTCAACTCCTATGCCGCGGCCCTGCACGAAGATGGTCGCAATGAAGCGATAAAAGTATTCAACATGCAAAAACTCTCGGCGGACGATGTGCATAAAGTGTTCATCCATACCGGCTCGCCGAAAATGTGGGAGCACATTGGCCAGATGATCGGCATCGATCACAAGTTGCATCACGTCGGGCCCCAGACCGGCAACATCATTACCGCGTCCATCCCCTATGGCATCTTCGATGCCATGAGCCGCGGCGAGGCCGAGCCAGGGCAGTTCTGCATGGGCTGGGCAGGCAGCGGCGGCATGGTGTTCTCGGCCCTGTCATTCACCCTCTAA
- a CDS encoding HigA family addiction module antitoxin gives MPMHNPPHPGETLREDVLPALGLTVKAFAAHLGFSREALSRVLHARAAVSPDLAVRLEMAGISTARLWLTIQVDYDIWQARQRQQPVITRLFQAA, from the coding sequence ATGCCTATGCACAATCCGCCTCATCCCGGCGAAACGCTGCGTGAAGATGTTCTGCCCGCCCTTGGGCTGACGGTCAAGGCGTTTGCTGCGCACCTGGGTTTTTCGCGCGAGGCACTATCCCGTGTACTGCACGCGCGCGCGGCGGTCTCGCCGGACTTGGCGGTGCGGCTGGAAATGGCAGGTATCAGTACGGCGCGGCTCTGGTTGACGATCCAGGTGGATTACGACATCTGGCAGGCCCGTCAACGCCAGCAGCCGGTTATTACCCGGTTGTTCCAGGCGGCCTGA
- a CDS encoding NIPSNAP family protein, which translates to MVTCHLKYIIDPYQVPAFEAYAKLWIGLVNRMGGSHHGYFLPSEGANNVAYALFSFPSLAAYEQYRSASETDPECIAAFALATEQRFILSYERSFLRPLLA; encoded by the coding sequence ATGGTCACCTGCCACCTCAAATACATCATCGACCCGTACCAGGTCCCGGCCTTCGAAGCCTACGCCAAGCTGTGGATCGGCCTGGTCAATCGCATGGGTGGCAGCCACCATGGCTACTTCCTGCCCAGCGAAGGGGCCAACAATGTCGCCTACGCCTTGTTCAGCTTCCCAAGCCTGGCGGCCTACGAGCAATACCGCAGCGCGTCCGAGACCGACCCCGAGTGCATCGCCGCCTTTGCCCTGGCGACCGAGCAGCGCTTCATCCTCAGCTATGAGCGCAGCTTCCTGCGCCCGCTGCTCGCCTGA
- the gnd gene encoding phosphogluconate dehydrogenase (NAD(+)-dependent, decarboxylating) gives MKSSTVVKQNLRERRHMQLGIIGLGRMGGNIARRLMRAGHSTVVHDRNREAITTLEGEGAVGAHDLGALVQKLKAPRAVWVMLPAGEITEQTIAQLADLLEPGDAIIDGGNTFYKDDMRRAAELGKRGLHYLDVGTSGGVWGLDRGYCMMIGGEKAVFERLEPLFKALAPGVGDIPRTQGRSGEHDRAEHGYIHAGPPGAGHYVKMIHNGIEYGLMQAYAEGFDLLRSKGGDELPEDQRFDLNVAEIAEVWRRGSVVTSWLLDLTADALVADPQLREFSGSVSDSGEGRWTIDAAVEQAVPVPVLSSALFARFRSRQQQGTYGDKILSAMRLGFGGHVEKKKD, from the coding sequence CTGAAATCTTCAACTGTTGTAAAGCAAAACCTACGGGAGCGTCGTCACATGCAACTGGGAATCATCGGGCTTGGCCGCATGGGCGGCAATATCGCAAGGCGCCTGATGCGCGCAGGTCACAGCACTGTGGTCCACGATCGCAACCGCGAAGCTATCACCACCCTGGAAGGCGAGGGCGCCGTCGGCGCGCACGACCTCGGTGCGCTGGTGCAGAAACTCAAGGCGCCGCGCGCGGTATGGGTCATGCTGCCCGCCGGCGAAATCACCGAGCAGACCATCGCGCAACTGGCCGACCTGCTCGAGCCGGGCGATGCCATCATCGACGGTGGCAACACCTTCTACAAGGACGACATGCGCCGCGCCGCCGAGCTGGGCAAGCGTGGCCTGCATTACCTCGACGTCGGCACCTCCGGCGGCGTGTGGGGCCTGGACCGTGGCTACTGCATGATGATCGGTGGCGAGAAGGCCGTGTTCGAGCGCCTCGAGCCGCTGTTCAAGGCCCTGGCCCCGGGCGTTGGCGACATTCCGCGCACCCAGGGCCGCAGCGGCGAGCACGACCGTGCCGAGCACGGCTACATCCATGCCGGCCCACCCGGCGCTGGCCACTACGTGAAGATGATCCACAACGGCATCGAGTACGGCCTGATGCAGGCTTACGCCGAAGGCTTCGACCTGTTGCGCAGCAAGGGCGGCGACGAGTTGCCGGAAGATCAGCGCTTCGACCTGAATGTCGCCGAGATCGCCGAAGTGTGGCGCCGTGGCAGCGTGGTCACCTCCTGGCTGCTGGACCTGACCGCCGACGCCCTGGTCGCCGACCCGCAGCTTCGCGAGTTCAGTGGCTCGGTGTCCGACAGTGGTGAAGGTCGCTGGACCATCGATGCCGCCGTCGAGCAGGCGGTGCCGGTGCCGGTGCTGTCCAGCGCGCTGTTCGCCCGCTTCCGCTCGCGCCAGCAGCAGGGCACCTACGGTGACAAGATCCTCTCCGCCATGCGCCTGGGCTTTGGCGGTCACGTCGAGAAGAAGAAGGACTAA
- a CDS encoding glycoside hydrolase family 15 protein, whose translation MPAQIEDYALIGNCRSAALVNRDGALDWLCLPRFDAPAVFAALLGNEENGRWRIAPSDPVEHSTRRYLDDTLVLETTWTTASGRARVLDCMPLGEHNAVLRIVEGLAGETAFEMDLVLRFDYGRSVPWVEKLDPLTLSAVAGPDRLILRSSTQTHGRDHHSVARFRVGPGERQVFSLCHQASHLPVQPGCDVDHDLQQTIDQWQAFAARCPEVGPYTGLVRRSLLTLKAMTYAPTGGMVAAVTTSLPERVGGERNWDYRYCWLRDATMTLLALMNLGYFDEAQAWREWLLRSVAGNPEQMQIMYGLAGERDLAEFTLPWLPGYERSQPVRVGNAASEQRQLDIYGELADAMSQAIKGGLPRHPRSSAIARSILPYLQSIWREPDEGIWEVRGGRQHFVHSKVMAWVAFDRAASLAETTEEDRERGAYYRQVADQIRNEVCERGLDASRQYFVQAYGSSELDASLLQIALTGFLPVQDPRFLRTLEQIERRLLRNGLLLRYDSDSCSDGLTPGEGTFLVCSFWLADVYVLLGRQAEAQALYERLTGLCNDLGLLAEQYDPAGKRMLGNFPQAFSHIGIINTALNLHRAQCPVRDRARTCNL comes from the coding sequence ATGCCCGCCCAGATCGAAGACTATGCCCTCATCGGCAACTGCCGTAGCGCCGCCCTGGTCAACCGCGATGGCGCCCTCGACTGGTTGTGCCTGCCGCGCTTCGACGCCCCGGCCGTGTTCGCCGCCCTGCTGGGCAACGAAGAGAACGGCCGCTGGCGCATCGCCCCCAGCGACCCCGTCGAGCACAGCACACGCCGCTACCTCGACGACACCCTGGTGCTGGAAACCACCTGGACCACCGCCAGCGGCCGCGCCCGGGTGCTCGACTGCATGCCCCTGGGCGAACACAACGCCGTGCTGCGCATCGTCGAAGGCCTGGCCGGCGAGACCGCGTTCGAGATGGACCTGGTGCTGCGCTTCGACTACGGCCGCAGCGTGCCCTGGGTGGAAAAACTCGACCCCCTGACCCTCAGCGCCGTCGCCGGCCCCGACCGCCTGATCCTGCGCAGCAGCACCCAAACCCACGGCCGCGACCACCACAGCGTCGCCCGCTTTCGCGTAGGCCCAGGCGAGCGCCAGGTGTTCAGCCTGTGCCACCAGGCCTCGCATCTGCCCGTGCAGCCCGGCTGCGATGTCGACCACGACCTGCAGCAGACCATCGACCAATGGCAGGCCTTCGCCGCCCGCTGCCCCGAAGTCGGCCCCTACACCGGGCTGGTACGCCGTTCGCTGCTCACCCTCAAGGCCATGACCTACGCGCCCACCGGCGGCATGGTCGCCGCCGTGACCACCTCGCTGCCCGAGCGCGTCGGCGGCGAACGCAACTGGGATTACCGCTACTGCTGGCTGCGCGACGCCACCATGACCCTGCTGGCGCTGATGAACCTCGGCTACTTCGACGAGGCCCAGGCCTGGCGCGAATGGCTGCTGCGCTCGGTGGCGGGCAACCCCGAGCAGATGCAGATCATGTACGGGCTGGCCGGTGAGCGCGACCTGGCGGAATTCACCTTGCCCTGGTTGCCCGGCTATGAGCGTTCGCAACCGGTGCGGGTCGGCAATGCGGCCTCTGAACAACGGCAGCTGGATATCTACGGCGAGCTGGCCGACGCCATGAGCCAGGCCATCAAGGGCGGCCTGCCGCGGCATCCGCGCAGTTCGGCCATCGCCCGGTCGATCCTGCCGTACCTGCAAAGCATCTGGCGCGAACCGGACGAAGGCATCTGGGAGGTGCGTGGCGGCCGCCAGCACTTCGTGCATTCCAAGGTCATGGCCTGGGTGGCCTTCGACCGCGCCGCGAGCCTGGCAGAAACCACCGAGGAAGACCGTGAACGGGGCGCGTATTACCGCCAGGTGGCCGACCAGATCCGCAACGAGGTCTGTGAACGTGGGCTGGATGCCAGTCGGCAGTACTTCGTGCAGGCCTATGGCTCCAGCGAACTGGATGCCAGCCTGTTGCAGATTGCCCTGACCGGCTTCCTGCCGGTGCAGGATCCACGCTTCCTGCGCACCCTCGAACAGATCGAGCGACGCCTGCTGCGCAACGGCTTGCTGCTGCGTTATGACAGCGACAGCTGCAGCGATGGGCTGACGCCGGGGGAGGGCACCTTCCTGGTGTGTTCGTTCTGGCTGGCGGATGTGTATGTGCTGCTGGGCCGGCAGGCAGAGGCGCAGGCCTTGTATGAAAGGCTGACCGGGTTGTGCAATGACCTAGGGCTGCTGGCCGAGCAGTACGATCCGGCGGGCAAACGCATGCTGGGCAACTTCCCGCAGGCGTTTAGTCATATCGGGATCATCAACACGGCGCTGAACCTGCACCGGGCGCAGTGTCCGGTGCGGGATCGGGCGAGAACATGCAACCTGTGA
- a CDS encoding PQQ-dependent sugar dehydrogenase gives MKLALSALSMALLLSACGADGEPTQAHGPDPKLPAPQRGLLPSMKIAQPAAWGEQKPTVPAGYSISAIATDLKIPRQALVLPNGDILVAEGRGGSAAKLKPKDVIASQIKAKGNTQVTGGNRLTLLRDADGDGRYELQTVFADSLNAPYGLAYADGKLYVANQDALVRFDYRDGQTKADAPPTKVSDLPAAINHHWTKSLAISPDGRYLYVGIGSNSNITERGMEVEVDRAMVWQIDAVTGAHRPYATGLRNPTALAIQPDSGQLWAVVNERDELGPDLVPDYLTSVKQGAFYGWPYSYWGQNVDERVRPQDPQKVQAAIKPDYSLGSHVAALGLDFSSAAMGEPFAEGAFVGEHGSWNRPDPVGYKVVFVPFRAGKPAGEPVDFASGFRGEDGKTRGRPVGVTVDPKGALIIADDLANTLWRVTRTP, from the coding sequence ATGAAGCTGGCACTGAGCGCCCTGAGCATGGCCCTGCTGCTCAGCGCCTGCGGCGCTGACGGCGAGCCGACCCAGGCCCACGGCCCGGACCCGAAATTGCCGGCGCCGCAGCGCGGCCTGCTGCCGAGCATGAAGATCGCCCAACCGGCCGCCTGGGGCGAACAGAAACCCACGGTGCCGGCCGGCTACAGCATCAGCGCCATCGCCACCGACCTGAAGATCCCGCGCCAGGCCCTGGTGCTGCCCAACGGCGACATTCTCGTGGCCGAAGGCCGCGGCGGCAGCGCCGCCAAGCTCAAGCCCAAGGATGTGATCGCCAGCCAGATCAAGGCCAAGGGCAACACCCAGGTCACGGGCGGCAACCGCCTGACTTTACTGCGCGATGCTGACGGCGATGGCCGTTACGAACTGCAGACCGTGTTCGCCGACAGCCTCAACGCCCCCTATGGCCTGGCCTACGCCGACGGCAAGCTGTACGTGGCCAACCAGGACGCGCTGGTACGCTTCGACTACCGGGATGGCCAGACGAAGGCCGACGCCCCGCCGACCAAGGTCAGCGACCTGCCCGCCGCGATCAACCACCACTGGACCAAGTCGCTGGCCATCAGCCCCGATGGCCGCTACCTGTACGTCGGCATCGGTTCCAACAGCAACATCACCGAACGCGGCATGGAGGTGGAAGTCGACCGTGCCATGGTCTGGCAGATCGATGCCGTGACCGGCGCCCACCGCCCCTATGCCACCGGCCTGCGCAACCCCACCGCGCTGGCCATCCAGCCCGACAGCGGGCAGTTGTGGGCAGTGGTCAACGAGCGTGACGAGCTGGGGCCGGACCTGGTGCCGGACTACCTGACGTCCGTCAAGCAAGGCGCGTTCTACGGCTGGCCGTACAGCTACTGGGGGCAGAACGTCGACGAGCGCGTGCGGCCGCAGGACCCGCAGAAGGTGCAAGCCGCGATCAAGCCCGACTACAGCCTGGGCTCGCACGTGGCGGCGCTGGGGTTGGACTTCTCCAGCGCCGCCATGGGCGAGCCGTTCGCCGAAGGTGCCTTCGTCGGTGAGCACGGCAGCTGGAACCGCCCCGACCCAGTGGGCTACAAGGTGGTCTTCGTGCCGTTTCGCGCAGGCAAGCCGGCGGGCGAGCCGGTGGACTTCGCCAGCGGTTTTCGCGGCGAGGACGGCAAGACCCGCGGCCGGCCGGTGGGGGTGACGGTCGATCCCAAGGGTGCGCTGATCATTGCCGATGACCTGGCCAATACCCTGTGGCGGGTGACCCGTACGCCGTGA
- a CDS encoding DUF2231 domain-containing protein yields MRPARPWIAERQGASVTTTTLPRTTPGPLHATLLAGSVPLFLGALLSDLAYYQSYQIQWSNFAAWLIAGALLFSGLALLFALANLIRAPRKAGRPTWYFLVLLATWLLGLVNAFEHAKDAWAVMPAALLLSVIVSVLALIATAIGMSNLRNGGEA; encoded by the coding sequence ATGCGCCCTGCGCGCCCCTGGATCGCCGAACGACAAGGAGCCTCCGTGACCACGACCACCCTGCCCCGTACCACACCCGGCCCGCTGCATGCGACCCTGCTCGCCGGCAGCGTGCCATTGTTCCTCGGCGCACTGCTGAGCGACCTCGCCTACTACCAGAGCTACCAGATCCAGTGGAGCAACTTCGCCGCCTGGCTGATCGCCGGCGCCCTGCTGTTCAGCGGCCTGGCGCTGCTGTTCGCCCTGGCCAACCTGATCCGCGCGCCGCGCAAGGCCGGCCGCCCCACCTGGTATTTCCTGGTGCTGCTGGCGACCTGGCTGCTGGGCCTGGTCAACGCCTTCGAGCACGCCAAGGACGCCTGGGCGGTGATGCCCGCCGCTCTGCTGCTGTCGGTGATCGTCAGCGTGCTGGCCCTCATCGCCACCGCCATCGGCATGAGCAACCTGCGCAACGGAGGTGAAGCATGA